A stretch of the Arthrobacter sp. PAMC 25486 genome encodes the following:
- a CDS encoding IS110 family transposase, translating to MTIVAEKYAYVIGVDTHSKSHTYAITDTRTGACTGCKTFPANDAGIKRAIGWIRQLSQDPILAAVEGTGSYGSALTTALTAESIPVTEAIPPKKKSRRGKGKSDPIDARAAATSVLGTEVERLIQPRCDGPRQALAVLLASRNRIDSHKTAERNALNALVRQIPLGLDTCKALTNAQIKQISAWRPRPGDTLEQRIAREEAVDLARSILTAQVRLKQNEAQLRTINEEIAPGFQAHRGLGPVSAAIILAAYSHLGRIRNEAAFAALAGVSPLQASSGNTIRHRLNRRGDRQLNRAMNIIAKSRMKCDPATKAFVERRTTEGKSKREITRVLKRYIARSIFRLLQQQFS from the coding sequence ATGACTATCGTTGCAGAAAAATACGCTTACGTCATCGGTGTGGACACACACTCAAAATCACATACCTACGCCATCACCGACACCAGAACCGGGGCCTGTACCGGATGCAAGACCTTCCCCGCCAATGACGCCGGCATCAAGCGTGCGATCGGCTGGATCCGGCAGTTGAGCCAGGACCCGATCCTCGCCGCGGTCGAAGGGACCGGTTCCTACGGTTCGGCCCTGACCACTGCTTTGACGGCGGAATCAATACCCGTCACCGAGGCCATCCCACCCAAGAAAAAGTCCCGCCGGGGAAAGGGAAAATCCGATCCGATCGATGCCCGTGCTGCCGCGACCAGCGTGCTCGGCACCGAGGTGGAACGGCTGATTCAACCCCGCTGTGACGGGCCCAGGCAGGCCCTGGCCGTGCTCCTGGCAAGCCGGAACCGCATCGACTCTCACAAAACCGCCGAGCGCAACGCACTGAACGCCCTCGTCCGCCAGATCCCGCTGGGTCTGGATACCTGCAAGGCACTGACAAACGCGCAGATCAAGCAAATCAGCGCCTGGCGCCCCCGCCCCGGCGACACCCTCGAGCAACGCATCGCACGCGAGGAAGCTGTCGACCTGGCCCGCAGCATCCTCACCGCACAGGTCCGCCTGAAGCAGAACGAAGCCCAACTCAGAACGATCAACGAAGAGATCGCCCCCGGCTTCCAAGCGCACCGTGGACTGGGCCCAGTCAGCGCCGCGATCATCCTCGCCGCGTACTCCCACCTCGGCAGGATCCGCAACGAAGCAGCGTTCGCGGCCCTCGCCGGAGTCTCACCCCTGCAAGCCTCGTCAGGCAACACCATCCGGCACCGCCTGAACCGCCGCGGCGATCGACAACTCAACAGGGCCATGAACATCATCGCCAAATCACGTATGAAATGCGATCCGGCCACCAAGGCATTCGTCGAACGCCGCACCACCGAAGGAAAGAGCAAACGCGAGATCACCCGCGTCCTCAAACGCTACATCGCACGCAGCATCTTCCGACTGCTACAACAACAATTCAGTTGA
- the glgP gene encoding alpha-glucan family phosphorylase, whose protein sequence is MKAIRRFTVRTVVPAPISALTTLATNLRWSWHVPTRALFESLNPELWDKSRHDPLAMLAALSREQFQELAADPDVVSRVADASESLEAYLAEPRWYQGLGAEAPACIAYFSPEFGITEVLPQYSGGLGILAGDHLKSASDLGVPLIGVGLLYQAGYFKQSLSKDAWQQESYPLLDPDALPLTLLREADGTPIVITLPLPGGRVLRAHIWRADVGRVPLLLLDSNVAENDDAARGVTDRLYGGGGDHRLTQELLLGMGGVKALRVHARLTGTVAPEVFHTNEGHAGFLGIERIRELMDPSVTPEPLSWGEALAAGRASTVFTTHTPVPAGIDRFPRSMIEHFFDGELAPGVPVHSILDLGAENYDGGDSEVFNMAVMGLRLAQRANGVAKLHGVVSRGMFSGLWPGFDTADVPITSVTNGVHVPTWVDPQLAALARERFGAEVLDGPDWSKVYEVSDEDVWAMRRRLRSALVEDARLRLRASWKKRGAADAQLAWTDAALDPDVLTIGFARRVPTYKRLTLMLRDPARLKALLLHPEHPIQIIIAGKSHPADDAGKKMIQDLVQFTDDPEVRHRIVFLPNYDIAMARTLFPGCDVWLNNPLRPLEACGTSGMKAAINGSLNLSVMDGWWDEMYDGENGWAIPTANTGAGNEERDDIEASALYELLESQVAPRFYGEVVAAGAGAAGPSQPHAGGLPAHWISMIKHTLAHLGPEVSANRMVAEYVQRLYQPAAIAGRAARADDYASVRQLAAWIERVRPAWSGVRVDHVESHGLADEPQIGESVLVRAHVNLGSLVPSDVAVSVVYGTAGDSDELGDTRVQALDIVEETGPGRYQFSAELLIDRSGNFGYGVKVLPLHPALANPAELGLITTA, encoded by the coding sequence ATGAAGGCAATCCGCAGATTTACCGTTCGCACCGTCGTCCCTGCGCCGATTTCCGCGCTGACCACACTGGCCACCAACCTGCGCTGGTCCTGGCATGTGCCCACCCGCGCCCTCTTTGAATCACTCAACCCGGAGCTGTGGGATAAATCCCGCCACGACCCCCTCGCGATGCTGGCGGCGCTGTCCCGCGAGCAGTTTCAGGAGCTGGCCGCCGATCCTGACGTGGTGTCCCGAGTGGCTGACGCGTCGGAGAGCCTTGAGGCGTATCTGGCGGAACCGCGCTGGTACCAGGGTCTGGGCGCCGAAGCTCCTGCGTGCATCGCCTACTTCTCCCCAGAATTCGGCATCACGGAGGTCCTCCCCCAATACTCCGGCGGGCTGGGCATTCTGGCCGGTGACCACCTCAAATCCGCATCGGACCTCGGGGTGCCGCTCATCGGCGTCGGACTTCTCTACCAGGCCGGCTACTTCAAGCAGTCGCTGTCCAAGGATGCGTGGCAGCAGGAGAGCTACCCGCTGCTGGATCCGGATGCGCTGCCGCTGACCCTGCTGCGCGAGGCCGACGGAACACCTATTGTCATCACACTGCCGCTGCCCGGCGGGCGGGTGCTGCGCGCCCATATTTGGCGGGCCGATGTGGGGCGGGTGCCGCTGCTGTTGCTCGATTCCAACGTTGCCGAGAACGACGACGCCGCCCGCGGGGTGACCGACCGGCTGTACGGCGGTGGGGGCGACCACCGGCTGACGCAGGAACTGCTGCTGGGCATGGGTGGGGTGAAGGCGCTGCGCGTCCACGCCCGCCTCACCGGCACCGTTGCGCCGGAGGTTTTCCACACGAACGAGGGCCATGCCGGTTTCTTGGGCATTGAGCGCATCCGCGAACTCATGGACCCTTCCGTTACCCCGGAACCGCTGTCGTGGGGCGAGGCGCTGGCTGCCGGCCGGGCGTCAACGGTGTTCACGACGCACACACCGGTCCCGGCGGGGATCGACCGTTTCCCGCGCAGCATGATCGAGCACTTCTTCGACGGGGAGCTGGCACCGGGCGTTCCCGTGCACTCGATTTTGGATTTGGGCGCCGAAAATTACGACGGCGGCGACTCCGAGGTGTTCAACATGGCCGTCATGGGGCTGCGCCTGGCGCAGCGCGCCAACGGTGTGGCCAAGCTGCATGGTGTGGTCTCCCGCGGCATGTTTTCCGGGCTTTGGCCGGGGTTCGATACGGCCGATGTGCCCATCACCTCCGTCACGAATGGCGTCCACGTGCCCACCTGGGTCGACCCTCAATTGGCTGCCTTGGCGCGTGAGCGCTTTGGCGCCGAGGTCCTTGACGGGCCCGACTGGTCCAAGGTGTATGAGGTGAGCGACGAGGACGTCTGGGCCATGCGCCGTCGTCTGCGGTCTGCTTTGGTGGAGGATGCCCGGCTGCGGTTGCGCGCCTCGTGGAAGAAACGTGGTGCCGCCGACGCCCAGCTGGCCTGGACCGATGCCGCCCTCGACCCCGATGTACTGACCATCGGTTTTGCCCGCCGCGTGCCAACCTACAAACGGCTGACGCTGATGCTGCGCGACCCCGCCCGGCTCAAGGCGTTGCTGCTGCACCCGGAGCACCCGATCCAGATCATCATCGCCGGCAAGTCGCATCCGGCCGATGACGCGGGCAAGAAGATGATCCAGGACCTAGTACAGTTCACGGACGATCCCGAGGTGCGCCACCGGATCGTGTTCCTGCCCAACTACGACATCGCCATGGCCCGCACGCTGTTCCCGGGCTGCGACGTGTGGCTGAACAATCCGCTGCGGCCGCTCGAGGCGTGTGGCACCTCCGGCATGAAGGCCGCCATCAACGGTTCGCTGAACTTGTCCGTCATGGATGGCTGGTGGGATGAGATGTACGACGGCGAAAACGGCTGGGCGATCCCGACGGCCAATACCGGGGCCGGGAACGAGGAACGCGACGACATCGAGGCCTCAGCACTGTACGAACTGTTGGAAAGCCAGGTTGCTCCGCGCTTCTACGGCGAGGTGGTGGCTGCCGGTGCCGGAGCGGCCGGCCCTTCCCAACCGCACGCCGGAGGGCTCCCGGCACACTGGATCTCGATGATCAAGCACACCCTGGCGCATTTGGGGCCGGAGGTTTCCGCGAACCGCATGGTGGCCGAATATGTACAGCGTCTGTACCAGCCGGCGGCTATTGCCGGGCGTGCGGCCCGGGCCGACGACTATGCTTCCGTGCGCCAGCTGGCCGCCTGGATCGAGCGGGTCCGGCCGGCCTGGTCCGGAGTTCGTGTGGACCACGTGGAATCCCACGGTTTGGCGGACGAACCGCAAATTGGTGAGTCGGTGCTGGTCCGCGCCCACGTGAACCTGGGATCGCTGGTGCCGTCCGATGTCGCCGTGAGCGTGGTGTATGGGACCGCCGGAGACTCCGACGAACTCGGCGACACCCGCGTTCAGGCTCTGGACATCGTGGAGGAAACCGGCCCCGGACGCTACCAGTTCTCGGCCGAACTGCTGATCGACCGCTCCGGCAACTTCGGCTACGGCGTCAAGGTGTTGCCCCTTCATCCGGCGCTGGCGAACCCGGCCGAGCTGGGGCTGATCACGACTGCCTAA
- a CDS encoding alpha-1,4-glucan--maltose-1-phosphate maltosyltransferase → MADSADPREFDPRQGLRFGRIPITNVQPVLEDGKFPAKGIRGADVRVSAVVFREGHDVLGATALLFAPDGSEAQRARMVPGAKGSDAWHGVVTPAYEGNWSFAVEGWTDLYATWAHNAQVKINADVDVDVMLAEGELLLGKAAKEAKATAPEAAKVFKQAARTLGDSSLNTNDRLAAGTDKTVRAAVVHFPLRDLVTRSAAFPLLVERDAAGRGAWYEFFPRSEGATRHPETGEWTSGNFRTASHRLPAVAAMGFDVVYLPPIHPIGVINRKGPNNSLVAGPADPGSPWAIGSADGGHDAIHPDLGSLTDFAAFVQAANDLDLEVALDLALQCAPDHPWATAHPEWFTTRVDGTIAYAENPPKKYQDIYPLNFDNDPAGLGTEILRIVRLWVERGVRIFRVDNPHTKPVWFWEWLIGTINAETPDVVFLAEAFTRPAMMAALGRAGFQQSYSYFTWRNTKEELEEYLVHVSRESAGYFRPNFFVNTPDILTEYLQYGGPAAFKIRAILAAMSSPLWGMYAGYELYEHVARPGSEENIDNEKYQYKDRDFAAAEAAGKSLSPFVTLLNTIRRAHPALLDLQNLSLHESSDPATLVFSKHKVIAATATVPERKDTIIVVVNVDPHSMREGEVNLDLDALELDGLSPDGTFIVDELITGATWNWGKKNYFRLDAHMEPAHILHIRR, encoded by the coding sequence GTGGCGGATTCGGCCGATCCGCGTGAGTTCGATCCGCGGCAGGGCCTGCGCTTTGGCCGGATCCCGATCACCAACGTCCAGCCCGTTCTGGAGGACGGAAAATTCCCGGCGAAGGGCATCCGCGGCGCAGATGTGCGGGTCAGTGCCGTAGTTTTCCGCGAAGGACATGATGTTTTGGGTGCCACCGCCTTACTTTTCGCCCCGGACGGCAGCGAGGCCCAACGCGCGCGGATGGTGCCCGGCGCCAAGGGCTCCGATGCGTGGCACGGCGTGGTGACCCCCGCCTACGAGGGGAACTGGAGCTTTGCCGTTGAAGGATGGACGGACCTGTACGCCACGTGGGCGCACAACGCCCAGGTGAAGATCAACGCCGACGTCGACGTGGACGTCATGCTGGCCGAAGGCGAGCTGCTGCTGGGCAAGGCAGCTAAAGAAGCGAAGGCCACCGCGCCGGAGGCTGCCAAGGTGTTCAAGCAGGCGGCGCGCACGCTGGGGGATTCGTCCCTGAACACCAACGACCGCCTGGCCGCCGGAACGGACAAAACGGTGCGTGCCGCCGTCGTACATTTCCCGCTGCGCGATCTGGTGACACGCAGCGCCGCCTTCCCTCTGCTGGTGGAGCGCGACGCTGCCGGCCGCGGCGCCTGGTACGAATTCTTTCCGCGCTCGGAAGGCGCCACAAGGCATCCCGAAACGGGGGAGTGGACCAGCGGGAATTTCCGTACGGCGAGCCACCGGCTGCCCGCCGTCGCCGCCATGGGATTTGATGTGGTGTACCTGCCGCCCATCCACCCGATCGGCGTGATCAACCGGAAGGGTCCCAACAATTCGCTCGTGGCCGGGCCTGCGGATCCGGGTTCGCCGTGGGCCATCGGTTCGGCGGACGGCGGGCATGACGCGATCCATCCGGACCTGGGTTCGCTGACGGATTTTGCGGCGTTTGTGCAGGCCGCCAATGACCTGGATCTGGAGGTTGCCCTGGACCTGGCGCTGCAGTGCGCACCCGACCACCCCTGGGCCACCGCGCATCCGGAATGGTTCACCACGCGTGTGGACGGCACCATCGCGTACGCGGAAAACCCGCCGAAGAAGTACCAGGACATTTATCCGCTGAACTTTGACAACGATCCTGCCGGACTCGGCACGGAAATTCTGCGGATAGTGCGCCTGTGGGTCGAACGCGGGGTGCGGATTTTCCGTGTGGACAACCCACACACGAAGCCCGTCTGGTTCTGGGAGTGGCTCATCGGCACCATCAATGCTGAGACGCCCGACGTCGTTTTCCTCGCCGAGGCCTTCACCCGCCCGGCCATGATGGCCGCCCTGGGACGGGCCGGTTTCCAACAGTCCTACAGCTACTTCACGTGGCGCAACACCAAGGAGGAGCTGGAAGAATACCTGGTGCATGTCAGTCGCGAATCCGCCGGCTACTTCCGCCCCAACTTCTTCGTCAACACCCCCGACATCCTCACCGAATACCTGCAGTACGGCGGCCCTGCGGCGTTCAAGATCCGCGCCATCCTGGCGGCCATGTCCAGCCCGTTATGGGGCATGTACGCCGGCTACGAACTGTATGAGCACGTGGCACGCCCGGGGTCCGAGGAAAACATTGACAACGAGAAGTACCAGTACAAGGACCGCGACTTCGCCGCTGCCGAGGCCGCAGGAAAGTCCCTGTCCCCGTTTGTCACACTGTTGAACACGATCCGCCGTGCGCACCCGGCGCTGCTGGACCTGCAAAACCTGAGCCTGCATGAAAGTTCCGACCCGGCAACGCTGGTGTTCAGCAAGCACAAGGTCATTGCAGCCACCGCGACCGTGCCGGAGCGCAAGGACACCATCATCGTGGTGGTCAACGTCGACCCGCACAGCATGCGCGAGGGCGAGGTCAACCTTGACCTTGACGCCCTGGAACTGGATGGGCTGTCCCCGGATGGCACGTTCATTGTGGATGAACTCATCACCGGGGCCACCTGGAACTGGGGCAAGAAGAACTACTTCCGCCTCGACGCCCACATGGAACCGGCCCACATCCTGCACATAAGGAGATAA
- the treS gene encoding maltose alpha-D-glucosyltransferase, translating into MAFAFSNSAPQFNLNAPGVAHDPHWYRKAVFYEVLVQSFADANGDGAGDFDGLIARLDYLQWLGVDCLWLPPFFDSPLLDGGYDVRDFTAVMETYGTMSNFKSLVTQVHERGMRIIIDLPLNHTSDEHPWFKSSREEPEGPFGNFYMWSDTTELYQDARVIFVDTEESNWSFDPIRRQFFWHRFFSHQPDLNFKNPAVCDAIFDVVRFWLAQGIDGFRADAIPYLFAEDGTNCENLPATHKFLVDLRTMVDTEFPGRIIIAEANQLPHEVVDYFGTQEEPECHMAFHFPIMPRLYYALRDQKAAPIIDTMANTPDIPVGAQWGTFLRNHDELTLEMVTPSEREAMLGWYAPDSRMQANVGIRRRLAPLLDNSRAEIELINALLLALPGSPFLYYGDEIGMGDNIWLDDRDASRTPMQWNPDRNAGFSSADPGKLFLPVVQSLVYHYNHVNVEAQVAHTSSLLHWHKQILSVRKAHPAFGLGRYENVPTSHESVLAFLRVLPVGNPEAENAETILCVYNLSQHPSAATMHAPSLAGRGLRDVFGSDIFPGLNEDGQLTLTLGSYDFFWLRVRSQASNAMSTQTQTLPVIDGSEFGY; encoded by the coding sequence ATGGCCTTCGCGTTCAGCAACAGTGCACCGCAGTTCAACCTGAACGCGCCCGGGGTGGCGCATGATCCGCACTGGTACCGCAAGGCCGTTTTCTATGAGGTGCTCGTGCAGAGCTTTGCCGACGCCAACGGTGACGGGGCAGGAGATTTTGACGGCCTGATTGCACGGCTGGACTATCTGCAGTGGCTGGGCGTTGACTGCCTGTGGCTGCCACCGTTCTTTGATTCGCCGCTGCTTGATGGCGGCTATGACGTGCGGGACTTCACGGCGGTCATGGAAACCTACGGCACCATGTCCAACTTCAAGTCGCTCGTGACCCAGGTGCATGAACGCGGGATGCGGATCATCATTGACCTGCCGCTGAACCACACCTCCGATGAGCACCCCTGGTTCAAGTCCTCCCGGGAGGAACCGGAGGGTCCCTTTGGCAACTTTTACATGTGGTCCGACACCACCGAGCTGTACCAGGACGCGCGCGTCATCTTCGTTGACACGGAGGAATCCAACTGGAGCTTCGACCCTATTCGGCGCCAGTTTTTTTGGCACAGGTTCTTCAGCCACCAACCGGATCTGAACTTCAAAAATCCTGCCGTGTGCGACGCCATTTTTGATGTGGTCCGGTTTTGGCTGGCACAGGGCATTGACGGCTTCCGGGCAGATGCCATTCCTTACCTGTTTGCCGAAGACGGCACCAACTGCGAGAACCTGCCGGCAACGCACAAGTTCTTGGTGGACCTGCGTACCATGGTCGACACCGAGTTTCCCGGCCGCATCATCATCGCCGAGGCCAACCAGTTGCCCCACGAGGTGGTTGATTACTTTGGCACACAGGAGGAGCCCGAATGCCACATGGCCTTTCACTTCCCCATCATGCCGCGACTGTATTACGCCCTGAGGGACCAGAAGGCCGCCCCCATCATTGACACCATGGCCAACACCCCTGACATCCCGGTCGGTGCCCAGTGGGGGACGTTTCTGCGCAACCATGACGAGCTGACGTTGGAGATGGTGACCCCCAGCGAGCGTGAGGCCATGCTCGGCTGGTATGCCCCGGACTCGCGCATGCAGGCCAACGTTGGCATCAGGCGCAGGTTGGCACCACTGCTGGACAACTCTCGGGCCGAGATTGAGCTGATCAACGCCCTGCTGCTGGCACTTCCCGGCAGCCCCTTCCTCTATTACGGGGACGAGATCGGCATGGGGGACAACATCTGGCTTGATGACCGGGACGCCTCCCGCACACCCATGCAGTGGAACCCGGACAGGAATGCCGGCTTCTCCAGCGCGGATCCGGGCAAACTGTTCCTGCCCGTTGTGCAATCACTGGTGTACCACTACAACCACGTCAACGTTGAAGCGCAGGTGGCGCACACCAGTTCACTGCTGCACTGGCACAAGCAAATCCTCAGCGTTCGCAAGGCCCACCCCGCATTTGGCCTGGGCCGCTATGAGAACGTGCCCACCTCGCACGAGTCTGTGCTGGCCTTCCTGCGCGTGCTTCCCGTGGGGAACCCCGAGGCTGAAAATGCTGAAACCATCCTGTGCGTGTACAACCTGTCACAACATCCCTCCGCCGCCACCATGCACGCACCCTCGCTGGCCGGCCGCGGTTTGCGGGACGTGTTTGGCAGCGACATTTTTCCCGGACTCAATGAGGACGGACAGCTGACCCTGACGCTCGGGTCCTACGACTTCTTTTGGCTCCGGGTGCGCTCGCAGGCCTCCAACGCCATGTCCACGCAAACGCAGACCCTGCCGGTGATTGACGGCTCGGAGTTTGGCTACTGA
- a CDS encoding phosphotransferase, with the protein MAAPLLELLGEWLPHQRWYPRKGSFGARLSIAGSFELPSPNPNITLLVLLLEVDFPALFQDKHDAEPSLTLQIPLSIHLYGTNVSTRLALDSAGAAEIRPSVRGPNIGELAPEGQWSGGQVRDGLADPVFMQAWLAVLADGGPTVEGLRLWRSPNSGMAGAGRASGIRLVVSEQSNSSVIFNMGGRAMIAKFFRVVHAGVHPEVEIGKALGRPDQQGFGVKVPALQAVASWGAGNTTLVVVHDFIAGARDGWDVALAAAGSGSDFSLNARAIGVELAKVHASLRRSLAVQPVRGDAVVPFTQAVSARLEWAWELAGTAVGPYDEQLKEVVAQLNQIKSLPPLQRIHGDLHLGQLLFRESAPGQGWYILDFEGEPLRPLADRGAPDVVLRDLAGMLRSFDYAAAQATTSSKQAAPGAALWVQNCAAAFLEGYESVIQERVSRTDPLFVALWLDKALYEVVYELQNRPSWVWVPVNAVRELFRSRESGVTWH; encoded by the coding sequence ATGGCCGCGCCTCTGCTTGAACTGTTAGGGGAGTGGCTGCCGCACCAGCGCTGGTATCCCCGCAAGGGCAGTTTCGGCGCGCGGCTGAGCATTGCCGGGAGCTTCGAGCTGCCGTCACCCAATCCCAACATCACGCTGCTCGTCCTTCTCCTCGAGGTGGACTTCCCTGCTCTTTTTCAAGACAAGCACGACGCCGAACCAAGCCTGACGCTGCAAATCCCCCTGAGCATTCATTTATATGGCACGAATGTATCAACTCGGCTTGCGCTTGATTCTGCCGGCGCCGCAGAGATTCGCCCCTCGGTGCGGGGCCCGAACATAGGGGAGCTTGCGCCGGAAGGGCAATGGTCCGGTGGCCAGGTGCGCGACGGACTGGCCGACCCGGTGTTCATGCAGGCCTGGTTGGCGGTGCTCGCCGATGGCGGTCCGACCGTGGAAGGTCTGCGGCTCTGGCGAAGCCCGAACTCCGGGATGGCGGGGGCGGGTAGGGCCAGCGGCATTCGCTTGGTGGTATCGGAACAGTCCAACAGCTCGGTCATTTTTAATATGGGCGGCAGGGCGATGATTGCCAAGTTCTTCCGGGTGGTTCACGCGGGGGTGCACCCCGAAGTTGAAATTGGGAAGGCACTGGGCCGCCCCGACCAGCAGGGGTTCGGAGTGAAGGTTCCGGCACTGCAGGCGGTGGCGAGCTGGGGTGCAGGCAACACCACGCTCGTTGTGGTCCATGATTTTATTGCGGGCGCGAGGGACGGCTGGGACGTTGCCCTGGCCGCCGCAGGCTCAGGCTCAGACTTTTCACTCAACGCCCGCGCCATTGGGGTGGAGCTGGCCAAGGTTCATGCCAGCCTCCGCCGCAGCCTGGCCGTCCAGCCGGTTCGGGGCGACGCAGTGGTGCCCTTCACCCAAGCAGTCAGTGCCAGGCTGGAGTGGGCCTGGGAACTGGCCGGCACCGCCGTCGGTCCCTATGACGAGCAGCTGAAGGAAGTTGTGGCACAACTGAACCAAATAAAGTCGTTGCCACCGTTGCAGCGCATTCACGGAGATCTTCACCTGGGCCAGCTCTTGTTCCGAGAGTCCGCACCGGGACAAGGCTGGTACATCCTCGACTTTGAAGGCGAACCGCTGCGGCCGTTGGCTGATCGTGGTGCCCCGGACGTGGTGCTGCGTGATCTTGCCGGGATGCTGCGCTCCTTCGACTACGCTGCCGCGCAGGCAACGACCAGCAGCAAGCAGGCTGCCCCCGGCGCTGCACTGTGGGTGCAAAACTGTGCGGCGGCGTTTCTCGAAGGTTATGAAAGCGTCATCCAGGAGAGAGTTTCGCGCACCGATCCCCTTTTCGTGGCATTGTGGCTGGACAAGGCCCTTTACGAGGTTGTTTATGAATTGCAGAACCGGCCCAGTTGGGTGTGGGTGCCGGTAAATGCGGTGCGGGAATTGTTTCGATCAAGGGAAAGTGGTGTGACATGGCACTGA